A stretch of the Chelonoidis abingdonii isolate Lonesome George chromosome 11, CheloAbing_2.0, whole genome shotgun sequence genome encodes the following:
- the GDF1 gene encoding embryonic growth/differentiation factor 1, which produces MGPAPSPARARLASSLLWALLGAALGGRQETSLGQALGLSAKPGPPVPSLLWRIFQRRQLQPPGASAPDRACRVEELNVPGNIIRVLADQGHFIHSGEPKTFLCLEKRLYFNFSVLEAGEQLTMAQLEINFSHNSYHTSSGGQIFELRLYQALQMSLRGMASHMYNHKLLVAQSFAQLHKSLLFNLTEVAKGWQTPSKNLGLILEISVSSRDSAMALPPRRLQNLCASIDSFLDTSLLVVSLNQKQCQASRKRRSSYYTPVTPSNLCKPRRLYISFNDVGWENWIIAPQGYMANYCLGECPFPLTAELNSTNHAILQTMVHSLDPEGTPQPCCVPVRLSPISILYYDNHDNVVLRHYEDMVVDECGCR; this is translated from the exons atGGGACCGGCCCCGTCCCCGGCCAGAGCCCGGCTCGCATCCAGCCTCCTCTGGGCGCTGCTGGGCGCGgcgctggggggcaggcaggagacTTCGCTTGGCCAAGCCCTGGGCCTGAGCGCCAAGCCCGGCCCCCCGGTGCCCTCGCTGCTGTGGCGGATCTTCCAGCGGAGGCAGCTGCAGCCCCCCGGGGCCAGCGCGCCGGACCGCGCCTGCCGGGTGGAGGAATTGAACGTGCCTGGGAACATCATCCGCGTCTTGGCTGACCAAG GCCACTTCATTCACAGTGGGGAGCCCAAGACTTTCCTGTGTCTGGAGAAACGTCTGtactttaatttctctgtgttggAGGCGGGGGAGCAACTGACAATGGCTCAGCTGGAGATCAACTTCAGCCACAACTCCTATCACACTTCCAGTGGCGGGCAGATCTTTGAGCTGCGGCTGTACCAAGCCCTGCAGATGTCTCTGCGGGGAATGGCCTCCCACATGTACAACCACAAGCTGCTGGTGGCACAATCCTTTGCACAGCTGCACAAGTCCCTCCTCTTCAACCTGACCGAAGTGGCAAAGGGCTGGCAAACCCCCAGCAAGAACCTGGGCTTGATCCTGGAGATCTCTGTGAGCAGCAGGGACAGCGCCATGGCCTTGCCGCCCCGAAGGCTGCAGAACCTCTGTGCCAGCATCGACTCCTTCCTTGACACCTCGCTGTTGGTGGTGTCCCTCAATCAGAAGCAGTGCCAGGCCTCCAGGAAGAGGCGAAGTTCCTATTATACCCCAGTCACCCCAAGCAACCTCTGCAAGCCAAGGCGGCTTTACATCAGCTTCAATGACGTGGGCTGGGAGAACTGGATCATCGCGCCACAGGGATACATGGCCAACTACTGCCTTGGGGAATGTCCCTTCCCACTGACAGCAGAACTTAATAGCACCaaccacgccatcctccagactATGGTGCACTCCCTTGACCCAGAAggaaccccccagccctgctgcgtcCCAGTCAGGCTGTCCCCCATCTCCATCCTGTATTATGACAACCATGATAACGTGGTGCTGAGACACTATGAGGACATGGTGGTGGATGAGTGTGGCTGCAGGTAA
- the CERS1 gene encoding ceramide synthase 1 produces the protein MPRPEPMPGYGQLLQRCYRSLAGAVRSCTDCGWELSRRTWAENASLAWSETLLCLLCAIGWTWLRRAASGSLFRPFGERCNLQPKDAAKMPESAWKLLFYTLSWSYGAYLLFFTEYPFFHDPPSVFYGWEKGMDVPTDIGIAYLLQGSFYGHSIYATVYMDAWRRDSVVMLIHHVVTLTLIVFSYAFRFHNVGILVLFLHDISDVQLEFTKLNVYFKHRGGIYHRLNDVISNLGCLTFSISWFWFRLYWFPLKVLYATCHSSLQSVPDVPFYFFFNALLLALTLLNLYWFLYIVLFVAKVLTGQMQEVNDVREYDVEESKKTTGPRKAGELQLPKSWKEGNHLKNGLIKDKRL, from the exons ATGCCGCGGCCCGAGCCCATGCCCGGCTACGGGCAGCTGCTGCAGCGCTGCTACCGGAGCCTGGCGGGGGCGGTGCGGAGCTGCACGGACTGCGGCTGGGAGCTCTCCCGGCGGACCTGGGCCGAGAACGCGTCCCTCGCCTGGAGCGAGACCCTCCTCTGCCTGCTGTGCGCCATCGGCTGGACCTGGCTGCGCAGGGCCGCCTCCGGCAGCCTCTTTCGG CCGTTCGGGGAGCGGTGTAACCTGCAGCCAAAGGATGCTGCCAAGATGCCCGAGAGCGCCTGGAAGCTGCTGTTCTACACACTGTCCTGGTCATATGGTGCCTACCTGCTCTTCTTCACCGAGTACCCCTTCTTCCACGACCCACCCTCCGTCTTCTACG GTTGGGAGAAGGGTATGGATGTACCCACCGACATTGGCATCGCCTACTTGCTGCAGGGCAGCTTCTACGGGCATTCCATCTATGCCACCGTGTACATGGACGCCTGGCGCAGGGACTCTGTGGTCATGCTCATCCACCATGTGGTGACACTGACGCTTATTGTTTTCTCCTACGCGTTCAG GTTCCACAACGTGGGGATTCTCGTCCTCTTCCTGCACGACATCAGCGACGTGCAGCTGGAGTTCACCAAGCTCAACGTCTACTTCAAACACCGGGGCGGGATCTATCACCGGCTCAATGACGTCATCTCCAACCTCGGCTGCCTCACCTTCAGCATCAGCTG GTTCTGGTTCCGCCTCTACTGGTTCcccctcaaagtgctttacgCCACCTGCCACAGCAGCCTGCAGTCTGTGCCCGACGTCCCCTTTTACTTCTTCTTCAACGCCCTGCTCCTCGCTCTCACCCTCCTGAACCTCTACTGGTTCCTG TACATCGTCCTGTTTGTGGCCAAGGTGCTGACGGGGCAGATGCAGGAGGTGAACGACGTGCGTGAATACGACGTGGAGGAGAGCAAGAAAACCACAGGGCCCCGGAAAGCGGGCGAACTCCAGCTCCCCAAGTCCTGGAAAGAAGG GAACCACCTGAAGAATGGGCTGATAAAAGACAAACGGTTATAA